A window from Podospora bellae-mahoneyi strain CBS 112042 chromosome 1 map unlocalized CBS112042p_1, whole genome shotgun sequence encodes these proteins:
- a CDS encoding uncharacterized protein (EggNog:ENOG503NXGY; COG:J) — protein MVSAHADGCTMKEGHKAATAEPKAKEEQSQGHQPGAPWRPAHHRRLGPVRASRAEMDFAPCSTSACHLTVPRAKGRRCRSGCCPGRSTHTSTIDTNSAECQAWTESLLLQNHPAAKRHLGARVIISTQEPTIYHPKTVGLCASV, from the exons ATGGTCAGTGCCCACGCCGACGGGTGCACCATGAAGGAAGGACACAAAGCCGCAACGGCAGAGCCAAAAGCCAAAGAGGAGCAAAGCCAAGGGCATCAACCGGGAGCCCCCT GGCGGCCAGCTCACCATCGTCGACTTGGTCCTGTCCGTGCGTCACGGGCGGAGATGGACTTTGCTCCCTGTTCAACATCTGCCTGTCACTTGACTGTTCCTCGAGCAAAAGGCCGACGAT GCCGGAGTGGTTGTTGCCCTGGACGAAGCACACACACAAGTACAATTGACACAAACAGCGCGGAATGCCAGGCCTGGACAGAATCCCTCCTGCTCCAAAACCATCCGGCTGCAAAACGCCACCTAGGAGCGAGGGTCATCATCTCGACGCAGGAACCGACCATCTATCACCCCAAAACTGTTGGACTTTGTGCAAGCGTGTGA
- a CDS encoding uncharacterized protein (EggNog:ENOG503P8RS): MKRSVTDRSWRLPLQLRRQAMHRRTSSDSSEASLCSRASSSSEDQFAFSPATENPPTRSVTSNFTASLDKTADINSEARFSADVAGPSVDTPQGSSSSKSRPIAIEIPSFRRHDTVTGVDASLPPAPLSGRGDIPGGYFPLHEDPQSRVTIPHPFHNDADMARQYSWQKAAESTTNRAASPLSMSVSTSIRNETDHFPFSERSKTTALTAHVPATSYIPTGHHDAIALPLGKYYPTNWERRHGRSSQQQRPSTPAKPASSAGHESPGQKLRREQGHARSGSEVRRRIQQYQRDMVAQATMAARSVVANGAALPAAVGGPDGFLVASQLRTKPKSPRLAPLGSPGPVTPMSLEGEDSGYLTLGRPMTGADAERQAAELEKAMRADEARRNNSHSSLGALSV, from the exons ATGAAGCGATCTGTGACAGACCGGTCGTGGAGGCTGCCTCTACAGCTGAGGCGGCAGGCCATGCATCGACGGACCTCCTCAGACTCGTCAGAAGCATCCCTCTGCTCTCGCGCATCATCGAGCTCCGAAGATCAGTTTGCCTTCTCGCCAGCTACCGAGAACCCGCCCACTCGAAGTGTTACATCCAACTTCACGGCTTCCCTTGACAAGACTGCCG ATATCAACTCCGAGGCCCGTTTCTCCGCCGATGTGGCAGGTCCATCAGTCGACACGCCCCAAGGAAGTTCGAGCAGCAAAAGCAGGCCAATTGCCATCGAGATTCCATCCTTTCGCAGACACGATACCGTTACGGGTGTGGACGCTTCGCTTCCCCCGGCCCCCTTGTCAGGACGAGGTGATATCCCTGG AGGATACTTCCCTCTCCACGAAGATCCCCAATCCCGGGTCACTATTCCCCATCCGTTCCACAACGACGCCGACATGGCCAGACAATACTCCTGGCAAAAGGCTGCCGAGTCCACGACCAACCGGGCGGCGAGCCCCTTGTCCATGAGCGTGAGCACCTCGATCAGAAACGAAACTGATCACTTTCCCTTTTCCGAGCGCTCGAAAACAACTGCGCTCACTGCTCACGTCCCCGCAACGTCGTATATCCCAACGGGCCACCACGATGCCATTGCCTTACCTCTTGGAAAATACTACCCCACGAACTGGGAGAGACGCCACGGCAGGAgttcccagcagcagcggcccTCGACACCGGCAAAGCCCGCTTCCTCGGCTGGCCACGAGTCTCCGGGGCAAAAGCTGCGTCGGGAACAAGGGCATGCCCGATCCGGCTCCGAAGTCAGACGCCGTATCCAACAGTACCAGCGTGACATGGTTGCGCAGGCCACGATGGCTGCGAGGTCGGTGGTAGCCAACGGTGCTGCTCTCCCAGCAGCCGTCGGAGGGCCTGATGGGTTCTTGGTTGCCAGTCAGTTGAGGACGAAGCCGAAATCCCCTCGTCTGGCGCCGCTCGGCAGTCCCGGACCCGTCACCCCAATGTCcctggagggcgaggacAGCGGTTACCTGACACTCGGTCGACCCATGACAGGTGCCGATGCCGAGCGTCAAGCCGCCGAGCTGGAAAAGGCCATGCGTGCCGACGAGGCGAGACGGAACAACTCGCATTCTTCACTAGGCGCTCTGTCtgtgtaa